DNA sequence from the Diorhabda sublineata isolate icDioSubl1.1 chromosome 6, icDioSubl1.1, whole genome shotgun sequence genome:
GCAAAAGATAACGAACCAGTTATGATTTCCATTATGGCTGGTACAGCTTggaatttcaacaaataatacAAAGTATGATAATGTCTGCCCACTGTCCACCGAATGAGTCAGTTATAATTTCTATACTACCTCGCCAAAAAAAAGTGTAGTTACCTTTTATGTTAACGCAACAGCAGTTGTACAAACGAAGTTGGTGATTTTTGGGCAAAGGCTGTGCATGTTGTAAATCGAAGCAGAAAATGTATGAGTTTTCAGAAATAATTCTCATTGATTTGTAAAATCTACTGGCTTTTcctatttaatttttaagtCCATGTCGATTTGTTTGTTTGCTGTCTCATACCTGATAATTAAGTCTAATGCTCTGGATACAACAGTCTGAAGATTGAGGAATATGACTATGATGGATGTAGGTGAATAATATTGGAAAGCTTAGAGTTTCAACTtaactaagctggaatttctagaaccattagcgatattcatactgaatacactgtttacaccaccactacaccaatgcTCACAATTACTCTCTCTGCgcgaaggtaaacagtttaccttcagtctctgagacgataacttggttatcgaaaagctcatatcagacaatgtaatcgtgagtgttggtgtagtgatggtgtgaacagtgtattTAGAATTGTTGTTTCAACTTGAgctacttttatttaaattggcTTGATAACAATTATCGTTTATGGAGTATGAAGCTCTTGCGGAGCGTCCGAAGAAAGTGAATGATTGGGCAGGTATCATCAATAGAAGGGATATTGTGTCCTTATTTAGAATGTAGAACGTTCAACGCTACTTAGACATATCAAGATAAGTAATGGTCTACTGCTTTAGAAGATCTAGATTTCATCAGTGGAATACTTTAGTTTCAGAGAAATGGCGTTCTCCCACTTTTGAGtatcatatatttattgaatatttgtaCGGGGTATTATGATTGGAAGGCTATCAACTGAGTTAAAATTCTtagaaccgttggcgatattcataacgaatacactatttacatcaacactcacgattacactgtctgacgcgcgtttcgatgcATGCATAGTTGTTGGGCAATCCCTCCGGCAGTGAGTCCGCTGTCGGCTTTGATAGTCAATCACTCGTTAGGTACTGACAAAGGAATTCAATTTTCGAATTCTTGATTCTGTTCAAATCTCATTTGTCCGCGATCCCTTATTCTCAAGTAATAGAAAATTCCCAGGATAGCTAGGTCGTCCATATAAACACGAAGCAAACCCGTTTTTACCGCTTCCGTCGACGAATTTCCACCACTACTCACCAAACCCAATTCGCCGATCTCTCTCAATTCGACTGTTCTACCTTGAATAATATCtcagaatatattttcaaactaaaatatcTGCAAAATAGCAAGAGTACATCTCCTGCACCGTCTGCGAGTTCCTATGCGTCTAGGGTCTCGCAGAAATCTCGGAAATCTGCCTGTTCGAAATCTCAACAGGTGGATCATTTTCATTTTGGCGCTATcccaaaaagaaataaaaatacccCTACCCAGAAACCACAATCACTTCAATCACCCCAAAATACCAAACCAATCACCAAAAACACCCCAAAACCCCAGAAACCTCAAGCACCAATCCAAACCCAGCTCCCTAGAACCCCCCAACAATCCCATACCGTCGCCCAACAACAATCCCGTACGTCCTCCCAAAATCCTTCACTCCAGACAGTCAATTTGAGGAATCTTGCTCGAAAATACACTTCACAGAGGgagctctacaatctcctcAATACGCAACAGCTATTGAGGGGACAAATGACCTTTCTCAAAGCCAACCCCAACGGCACTGTCCTCCTCAAAATACATGCCACGTTTCATCACGAAAAGTTGGCAAGAAAAATCCGTTACGCTATTGGCGACGAGAAAATCGTCGTCATCCCAATCACTTAACACATTTCGACGATTGttggtgttgcaggttttctgcggtttccctgcaacctggtgaaccaGGTGAACCAGTGAATGAACATACATGATCTTTTCTTCTCGCAGTCTTCCAGGATGTGACCAGGCAtctgtttttctttataatggAGGATTTCTTCACAGTTTATATGACCCTGAATAACTTCTTCTCGAAATTTGCTCTGAGTAACTTGCTGATGTAAGACGTAGGCATTAACTAATGCCGATCCAACAACCaactctagctaattttcggtaCCACTTGACTCCGCAGCGCAAAGATGAATTGTAGGATTTCATTTGGTCAGAAAAATCAATATAAGCCTTATGTTTATTGTACTCAATAACACTTTTTGGTTCTGTTGTTTCTCCTGATTTTTCCATAGGGTAACCATTTCGggaacaaattttgtatttagcATAAGAACGTCTATACATCTATACATATAAATTCGTTTGGAACAATTGGGACTTGAAAGCATTCTTAGAAGTTTTGTAACGAGTGGAGaccattattttggaaaataacttgaatatttcactttattcaatatttttatttgactaaaaatgaagtaattcgataaaaaaaactatGGCCAGAAAGACATCAATATTTGTGTTTTGATTATGGCACTCTGCGTGTTAAATATGTCTTACCGTACAAGCATCCAGCATGCTTTGTCCTCCTGCACAAATTTCCCCGTTAGGATCTAAGTACGTATCAACGTTAGTTCCTAATAAATTTGCCATGGCGAAAGATGCTCTGCAGGTTGTATAGTCCGTAATGGTAACAAAAACTTGTTTTTGGGGAGTAGTGGGAGCATCGAATATTGTGAATGCTGTTTGTCCCCATCCACTGACGACACATCTAGAAAGTTAGAAGTGAGAATTagataatatttatgtaattttattaGACGCTTTGTAGATGATGGATGTATAATTTTCTCCTTCATATTGTTCATTTTCTTGGCGCgtttagataaaaatgaatttgatattCAACACCTTTTCGACCAagacaaaatccaaaaatctatAATTTCTCGATTTATTCCCAAAAACTCTAAGATTTCTCGTAGAATGTcgtattttattcaataaagtaCACACAAAACCGAACAATTTGGGACAAACACAATTGAATATCATAATTTGAATTCTAAACTAATTAAACCTAGGTCAATGAATGTCTGATAAATTTATCGTTCATGGTCACTCCGACTGAAAAAATGTACGATAACCTAGATTTAATCATCCCGTCATCccgaaaaaattaagaatataaatGAGAATGAATTTATCACCTACAAACTGGTTTTGACAAGAAGGAGACTGAAAAGGTGCATTTACAATATTGGGAAGACGCTGAAAGTGTAATCATATTTAAAGGTAAACGATTCAAGACAGTATTATATAACAATTTGTGACCGAAATCATTGGTAGACAAATCTGAAAAGGATTATATGGCTGACTCTCTAGGCACTTTGCCGGATATGAAAGTGTAAGAAAgtctttttaaatattcgatAGAGCATCTTACCATCGTTGAAGTTGCACATGCAGTTGACATATCactataatgtttttttttttttcgaataccATGATGAACTACAACCCCTTTCGATCATTTGAACATTCTAGGATGCTGAAGTTTAATCATATATGGAACAAAACTGAGACAGAAAGCTCGAAGAGGTACGGATTAATGTTGTTCTTTCGATCCATAATAACAATACAAGCGCCTTTAAATCCACAGGCTATTCCAGGAACAGCTTTTGATCTGCCTTTAATACCAGAACTTCTAGCTCCAGTGTCTAATACACTTTATTGGGGAAATTCGCAGCCTCGCATATCTCCCAAGAAAATGATCCCAATGCCCACAGAACAATAAGAAAGAATTTATATTACTCCAAAGAATCTGAAGATTGTACCGCATGATGATTCTATCCAAGTaaaaatttcaacagtttcaatTCTTCAAACgcaaagaattttattttattttcttggcACTACTTAAGTTTACAAAAGATAATTACCACTTCTTTCATCTATCTTTGGCACGTTGGTTCCATAAGACTGAACCGACAAAACgaaatatacttttaaaatcaatattctaatttatttctgaaatacCTCTAACCGAAATCATACTTACAAAATTGAAATCCTGAAAATGTTCATAACAAGGGAATAGATTAATATATCACTAAGGCACAAGTACGATTTGCGTGGCGCCAGGATTTGTCTATGCAATATCAGAATCGatccaaaataataaacatttttacatttattattaataaaatcttcaaattattgcaaaatactattcttattttataaacgATACTAAACAACAGACAATTCTTTGTAAAAAAGATTGAACCATTGGAATATTAAGGTAAATTAATATAAAGGTAAATTAAGATTAAggtaaattaaattaaataaaaaattgggtTTGTTGAATCACAGTACTTCTTTGGTATTTAAAGcgataaaatattcattctaTACGAAGTATTGAATGCCATCCATCTATTCTATAAAGTGAATATTGAACTTACGTTTGGTTGAGATTCCAAGTATCACAATATCTCGAAAAAGAgataaaagagataaaaattttattctctattttcgttttattgtggcttatttttttttgtatttattaacaCCCCCATGCTTATGTGATATTACAATCCCAAAAGCAATATTATTCTAACCTAAATTACTAAGATTGGGAAACTTAAAACTAGGGTCTTACTCACTAGTGCACCATAGAGTCTAATGTTATAACAACACTAAAACCAGCGTATCACCCTCAAAGGGTGTAATCGCCTTAAGTCTTCTGGTTATGTTTGTGTTATCTAGGAACTGGATTGCCTCGACGTTCACATGATAAAGCAACCCTAGAGTTGTATGCCATAACTTCAAATAGGTCTCAATATTTGCTTGTAtagaaacaatttattatacGTGGATAACTTTGAACTCCTAATAGCCAATAcagctttttatatttaatatcaagCTCTTCGCGTTTCGTTTTGATATGAACTTTCCAGGAGTTTCTTCGTGGATATCTCCCACAGCCATAATTGCCTTGTCAGCAGCTAAAATAGCTATTATTCACTGATATCACTAGTGTACAAAATATAGAGCACTGGAGCAAGTAAGCTACCCTGGGATACTCCTGACTTGATAAATCAGAATTCGATTTACTCTGAAATATCTATCTGGAAAGTAAGACTTAAGGATTTTGGAATATTGTCCAGGTATAACCATTTCCAATTTGTGGAGTAATCTTTTGTCAAAGAGCTGTCGCACATCTAAGTAGACACTAGAACAGACCTTTTCTTCTTCCTCCAAGTCTTAATACGTCATCTGTTGGTCCATTTGCTAATTTGGTCAATGGATGTTTGTAACTTTTTAACAGCTTCTTCGTGAGTACCTCCCATGGCCAAACTGCCGTATCATCAGGGATGGGGTGGGATATTCAAGTTCAGTGATATCACTATTGTACAACAGATAGAGCACTGGACCAAGTAAGCTACCCTGGGATACTCGTGTCTTGATACATCAGGATacttgtttttttcttaaatatctaTTTGACAAATAAGACTTTAGGATTTTGGAATATTGTCCTAGTATAACCATTTCAAATTTGTGGAGTAATCCTTTGTTCCATACTTTATCAAAGGCCTATCGCACATTTAAGAAGACAATGAAACCGATGATCGAGTGGTTTTTCCTAAAGCCAAATTGATGGACTGGAATCAGTTTTTTATCTTCTATCATTGTCTTCAGTCTCTTATAGAACTATTTTTATAGAGCTTCAAGATGACAAGCAGCAATGAAATTGGTCTGTAGAATGAAACTTCATGAGGAGGCTTTCCTGGTTTGAGGATCATGATGACCTCTGCAATTTTCAGCATTTTAGAAATATACTCCAATCTGAATGAAGTGTTAATAAGATTGGTAAGATTTACTATAGCCTTTTTTGGTAGTTTCTTCAGAACATCGCCAGTAATCAGATCAAAGTTTATTCTGATCACCTCAAAAAATTTCTCAGTAGTCAAGTAGGttcaattttaacatattttgattcTGGTTCATTGCAATTTTCTTGATCTTCTCCATCATTGAATTGGAATGTCGTCTGTAGATGCTCTGCATTTCCATGctttttgaatattgttttatcTGCAATTCTGAATGGTGGATTTTATGAGATAGGTCTTTTCAGTCCTATGGTAGCTGTGCAAATTGTATAATCTATCCAGTGATCATTAGTCAGTTCACTCAAGTAGTTAGCAATGTATTAATTTTCAACACACTGGATTTCTAGTTTTAGTGGCTGTGTTACGTTATTTAAGGCTTTTCTACCTGAAAGTGCTCTAGTTGTCGTTTTTCAGGAATGAGGTTCCTGATTGTTTTGGATAATTACTTCCTTTGGTTCTGCGGGTAATTTCAAGAGTAATTTCCCATGTTGCTTGCTGGTTTATTTTTACGATAACATCAATTTTACTAACTAGGCTTGGAGGACTTTCTTTCTGAATCACAGTGGCACTTAATATAAGAAGTATAAGAAAGTGATCAGAATTAGTATTCTATGCTTCATAAAAATGAACGTAATTTAACGTCAACGTCAACGACAGGAAAAATTGGTCTAATTGTCAGATTAGGGTGCCACGGAACTCGTTCTCTCTCCTTCACTCATAACTTATTGATATAGTTTTATTCATATCCTATCTCAAACTAATCTACTTTTGATGAGAAGGTTTCCAAgtatatttctgaaaatttcaaatgatgaagttaataaaaatattaatgtaacAGCATTCATGGAAGATAtagaaattttccataatttttgtcATTCTATGATGTACTTGAATGTACCTCGCAAAGTGGTCGTACAATTTTAGCAATTTATAAATCATagctttcaaaatttgacacaaCGTTACATAGAAGTTGTCCGTTCGAGGGTATATTTAAGTTTCTGAAACTGATACTTACGATTGTCCAACGTATGATGTTCCAGTTGTAGATAAACATATAGTATTGATATTGTTGAATATACCTAATACAATAGGTTGAGTGAGCTGGAGAACCGCTATATCATCAATTAGAGTAGATGCTACGAATGTTGGATATACAGATATTCTAGCTACGGTACTACTTTGTACATTCACAAGATTTGATGGATCCCAAACTCCCATTAAAACTGTAACAGCTGTGGGAGTATTcctacaaaacaaaacaatattgtGAAATGGTATTCTCTGGAATCTATGTTTCGAAACGAATGACAAATCTGATTTCAAGCAGCGGCGATTCAGTTCTTTTGCTTGAGTCAGAGTAACTATCGTACATACTGGAAACTGTGACCGCAGAAACGGGTCTTATATTGTGAATACAAATCGTATAAAGAAAAGTGGATAAGCGCTtggaaaacatataaaaacaattaagaaaaaaaacatatttgagCTAGCTTGATAGTACTGAGTAATATACATTGTGTATAGTAACAAAAGCCTCCAGGTATAAAAACTAGTTTATTTTACGAATAAACCCGGTATACCgactattaaaaaaactaatttcaataaCTGGCTATTGACATAAACTTATAATACTACAGAAACATAAGCCAAATAGAATATAGTATAAGAActaatagtgaaaataaaaaaaaagttgtcaaTTGAAAGGCAACATTCATTTCTgatcacttattttttttttcatcaatactCACATATTCAAATAAACTTTATGTGCTGCAGTGATTACGTAATATGGACTGATTAGGACACCGCTTCCTGCAAATACATTGGTAGTATTTCTCAAATAAGCTTGCCATGGATATGCTCCGAAGCTTGTGTTTCCTGGGCCTGccatatttgaggttataaatgGTGTTCCACATGCAGTGTTTGTTCCGAAGCAAGGTATAGTTCCATTTGGACATACTGACTGAAAAAACATGTTGCCTCAAATATACAATCAAATCTAATAGTATGCGGTgatgtcaattttatatatatatatatatatatatatatatatatatatatatatatatatatatatatatatatatatatcttaaaaTATAGCTTTACTTTTTATCTGTCACTCAAGAATTATCGGCCAATTGCACTtcttcccacgttatctaagatcatagaaagattggttCAAAAAGGGCTTGAATATAAAATACTCATTACTCATCAATTTGAGTTTGTAACCAACGCACAAATTGATACTAAATTCTTCCTCCTTAACAATATGTACTCTAGCCtgaacagccatcactccactgcaacaactttttgtgatttttctaaagctttcgattgtgttaatcataatattttaatcgcAAATCGCAGTACTATGGTTTCAGgtgaacacctctcgcatggtgtAAGTCATGTCATACAAACAGAAATCAGCTTGAAGGGGTTGATGTCTTCTTGTAAgtcaatagaatgtggagtgcgtCAAGGCACACTACCAGGCCTtccattttgtttcttctgttaaTAAATGAAATCGCCTATATAGACATTatttggtaaaatatgtctatttgcagcgaacactagtttctcttggaacagccctgatctcacggcacttcataggacttTATCTAGTGACCAAATCACCTTTAAATCATGATGCGATTCTAACCTTCTGTTTCTCAATGTTTCTAAGACGATAGTTTCATCATATAAAGATACAATGCAGCCTTTTCTATTagataacaccaccattgacgtcgtcaAAACCGTAAAATTCTTAGGACATGTTGtagacaattccttgaaatggaaGTTATATATTACcgccttatccaaaaaattaagtcttattgagtcgcatctccgatattcCTTTTCCTTATGGGGTACGTGTAGTGCGACTCAATTCGAGAAAATCTGAAACTataaaagagagctgttagatctttactcggactaaacagctgggctcact
Encoded proteins:
- the LOC130445852 gene encoding phenoloxidase-activating factor 2-like codes for the protein MVVGFAIGQATSGVLNGQYYLCLPVETICPTNSGAGTIDPRIVTPTSSSVCPNGTIPCFGTNTACGTPFITSNMAGPGNTSFGAYPWQAYLRNTTNVFAGSGVLISPYYVITAAHKVYLNMNTPTAVTVLMGVWDPSNLVNVQSSTVARISVYPTFVASTLIDDIAVLQLTQPIVLGIFNNINTICLSTTGTSYVGQSCVVSGWGQTAFTIFDAPTTPQKQVFVTITDYTTCRASFAMANLLGTNVDTYLDPNGEICAGGQSMLDACTQDGGSPLVCPSSTGTYSVAGLVIWGKNCGLTGVYGVYVNVPYYYDWIRQETVVKQIHWNIYEGYNIEVDTKWYQHKPEPVVTNQPAITDLQAFYENNSKPP